The Ziziphus jujuba cultivar Dongzao chromosome 12, ASM3175591v1 sequence AGTAATAATTCAACATTTGTTTGGATTATGATTGTACCATGCAATGTAACAAAACTACATGAAGCTCCGTGAAgtgatattcttttttttttttttcttttttttcttgttttcttttttttatatataattaaaacaatttaagTCTAATGGACAAGTTGGTGTCTCCCCTTTGATTTTATAGGTATGGATATGAAGACATACCAACTAAGCCTTTAATAATTATGTCATGTTGATTAGTCTAgcctttaataattaaaatttggtAAATGATTTGTTGAAGTTAAGAAATACGGCCACAGTTGGcacttttttttaatgtgagtggtttttagtttttcatttttcattttttttatttttttatatttaattgtctATAATTTACTTATCTCAAATGTTAGTTAGTGGTAATAAtttgttaaacattttaaacaactataaacttaaaataaataaaaaaataatacaatttgaaattgtattcaCTTTGCTATTAtgtatgttttgtttttgtttttgttttttttttttttaatacttagcTCTATAGTTTACTTAGATGTTTATCAAACTTTAACTAAAATAGTCAAGTGAGGTTGGTCTAGCTCTCATATCTAAACCGTGAGATCGTAAGTTCAAGATATACTCCCCTCCCCTTTTGAGTATGCATTATTGCAATtcgataatataaaaaaaaactctaattaaCTCTTGATTTAAGCAACTTTCACACTAAAAATTAATCATGTTTACTACGATACCAACATATTAAAGCATGTCCAATAACTCCGTAAATTGTTTTCTATGTGCACTTATGTTGAAAGTACTTCTAATCTATCTGGCATAATGCCTACTTGATAGACATTCAATCTAAATTTCAATGGTTCCAgttaaatcataattaaataataatatttatatatagctttcctcaaaaataataatttatttatctatttttctgttaaaaaatatcttaataaagaatattttagTGAGTCATATTGCCTACCAAACTATCTAAAATAAACAGTATTTTAAcagtatttattatatttttttactatatcaGTTTGACACAATAAATAGACAAAGCCATtagagatatttttattttttatttttagcttcGTCTATATTTCTAATGTGGTAAGAATAATATAGCAATTCATTGAGCCATTCAAGATGctcttagttctttttttttttttttttttccttgtttcgATAATCCATCAAATTTGGTGAAAGGCTTTTTCATTAATGGATACAAGGGTTTTTCTTGTTCACATCGTTAGCTATAaggaaaaaactatttttttcctttccagtAATGCCAAAAGCAGGTTGATTGTAAAAGACGAGTAGCACTAGCCAAAGATAGCTACTGATTGTAATCCACTATGAGGGATTAACGCTGGTGGTTATTGTCAAAGAATCATATGCATTTCACTTCAAcaggttattttattttattttagagatTTCGGATTcaaatttagaataattaatgaataaattacaatatatatatttgcaaccAGGCTGTTTTCGCAAATGAGTTAAGTGTTGACTTATTGGAGTTTTTACCATACTTAATAATAAACTTAAAGGAGTTAATAAGTTTATTTCAAATAGAAAGGTAGAAAAAAGAGTaagaatataacaataaaaaagtatatgtgttttgtctatattttattgaaaatataagCTGAATAAGTGCAATTATCCCTAGCTTTTACTTTCAGCTACCTTACTCttgcaatttttctttctttttgttttgtccttatttttccccttttttttgttcCCCTTTACGTACCTCTTATCTATATCTGCAATATTATTTCTTCTATAAGTTATTTGTCAACATTTTCTTCCTTCCCCCATTATCATGCATGTTGAAAGTATgtacaccaaaaagaaaattttctctgCCGAACTTCTCGGAATGATTAGACACTCCAAAAATTAACCACCAACATCCTTACAAGTATTGACATCTTTGCTTTTGAAGACATAAATATAGATGgctactgtatatatatatatctatataatcgGCATTCCATGCATAATTTTCTCCCTccagaaataatattttatgggttaTACATTAAGTATTCACGTCCTATTTGCAATGCATGCATTGGAATTAATGTATCTAAACATTGTAAAACAAACCAATTTAATCtatttggtgtatatatataattttcaaaaactagCAACAGATGCCAAAAACTTGAACATCAAACCGGGTGGAAAATTTTCTCCTTTTATTTTCCTAAATAGATTTTTATGAAACATAAACTAAAACTGAGATAAATATTTCTGTTCAACTAATTTAATTTAACTTGATGCTCTACGTTTTATTTGAAATGTAGAGATCTATATTCTGTTAATTTACCTAATTGACCGTGGATATATTTAAGGAGTATTAGAAGAAAAAACATCgacaaaatattaaaaccaataaaaaggTATACGTGCGTACTCAACGAAAAATACATTCTCACGCTACCGCATATGGAAAGCCCTATTTTAAGTTTCATAATCttcaacaatttttaaaaatactatgcacaccaaatttatttacctAATTTTGTTTACATTCATATGTTATTTATGAGAATAATTTACATACAAAGAGAAACAATCAGATCCAAtatgaacaataataaaataatatttacattaTTTGGAAtctaatatttgataaaattttttttttgataacttGTAATATAGTTTTAATCGTCAACTAAAcatgtgtttaaaaaaaaataaaaaaaggaaatagcATGCAACATGTTGACTGTACAAATGAAAACAAGAAAGCGAGGTGGCTTTTTTTGGTGGCTTGAAGGCTTGAACAGTACGAAGCACTGATGACACATATTAAGTGTCTAGAAAGTCAAAGAGCTAGTCCAAACTGACTAttcttttattcattaaaatatatattatatatatatttttttattctttcggACATATAGGACTCTGCTCACCATAGCTACccaaaaaaattctatatataggACATAACCATTCTACCAACTTCCATATACAAATTACAAAGCCTTTTAAGCTCTCTCTTTGCTGGAATATCTGCCTCAGAGGAAATTACAATTCCTTACCAAATGGAGGACCAATTTTTCCTTTCCCTGTCTTTTATTCTCCCAGTTTTAGTTACGGTTTTCCTCTTTTACATATTCAAATCGAAATCCCAGAACAAACCCAATCTTCCTCCTGGTAGTTATGGATGGCCAGTCATTGGTGAAACTCTTGGTTTCATGAATGAACCGCATGACAAATGGATTGGAGATAGAATGAAAAAATACTCATCAAAAATCTTCAAGACCAAGTTACTCGGCGAACCAGTTGTTTTCCTCTGTGGAACAGCTGGTCACAAATTCATTGCTTCAAATGAATTGCAAATGTTTCTGGCATGGAGACCAAAATCCCAGCAGAAAATTTACCGATCCTCAACAGAAGCAGAGTCTGCAACCCCCATTCCTCGCCAAACCGAAACCCAAATAGTTCGAGCACCGAATTTCCTTAAACCTGATGCGCTGGTTCAATATGTTGGAACCATGGATACTCTGGTTCAGGAACATTTGGATAGATATTGGGTTGGTaaacaaattgttgatgctCACAAGCTTTCACTGCATCTTTTACTAACTCTTGCTTGTCGATTCCTCATGGGTTATCAAGACCATGCTCGAATCGAAAAGCTTTCAGATTACATGAACACCGTTATGTTTGCTCTGGATGTTATTCCGTTGAAAATCCCAGGAACTTGTTTCTATAAGGGATTGAAAGCAGCGGAGTCTGTGAGGAAAGAGATTCGGGTGTTGATCAAGGAGAAGAAAGTAGCCATGGCTAGTGGAGTTGAGATGCAGGATATATTTTCGTTCATGATTAGTAGACCAGACCCAAGTACTGGGAAATTCACGCCAGAGGATGATATTGCTGATAAAATGATGGGTTTGCTCTCTGCTGCTTTTAACTCACCCTGCATCAATATCACTTTCATTATGAAGTTTCTTGCTGAAAGACCAGAGATTTTACAGAAAGTCAGAGAcggtaattcttttttttttaacctttctattattatgctttttaaaaaatatatttatagtttgcAAAAATTTAATATGGGAATAATGGAACTCATGAGaattgttttttgaaaacaGAACAATTTGAAGTAGCAAAATCGAAAAATCCTGGTGAGCCACTCAATTGGGCAGATATCCAAAAGATGAAATATTCATGGAATGTAGCACTAGAAGTAATGAGGCATAGACCACCAGTTCAAGGTTTCTTTAGAGAAGCCACTACAGATTTGACTTATGAAGGTTATACAATTCCAAAAGGATGGAAGGTATGTatacatttataaataaataaacaaataattaaatgaaaacatttTATTAGAAACACTTTCAATTACTGAAATTACTAATTTTGTACTTTTCTCGCATACGgttcttattatacattttgTATGGATTTTGATGTAGGTATGCTGGTCAGTTAGCTCTACAAATATGGACCCGGAATTATTCCCAGAACCAGAAGTGTTTGATCCAACAAGGTTTGACAGAGGAGCTCC is a genomic window containing:
- the LOC125418174 gene encoding beta-amyrin 28-monooxygenase-like, which gives rise to MEDQFFLSLSFILPVLVTVFLFYIFKSKSQNKPNLPPGSYGWPVIGETLGFMNEPHDKWIGDRMKKYSSKIFKTKLLGEPVVFLCGTAGHKFIASNELQMFLAWRPKSQQKIYRSSTEAESATPIPRQTETQIVRAPNFLKPDALVQYVGTMDTLVQEHLDRYWVGKQIVDAHKLSLHLLLTLACRFLMGYQDHARIEKLSDYMNTVMFALDVIPLKIPGTCFYKGLKAAESVRKEIRVLIKEKKVAMASGVEMQDIFSFMISRPDPSTGKFTPEDDIADKMMGLLSAAFNSPCINITFIMKFLAERPEILQKVRDEQFEVAKSKNPGEPLNWADIQKMKYSWNVALEVMRHRPPVQGFFREATTDLTYEGYTIPKGWKVCWSVSSTNMDPELFPEPEVFDPTRFDRGAPPPYSNVPFGSGPRSCPGKDYARMQILTFLHHVVRRFNWDLINPDCKVLGGMNPIPIDGLPIRLHKY